A single genomic interval of Lewinellaceae bacterium harbors:
- a CDS encoding alpha-L-fucosidase, protein MFFRFILLLSVILSGLNTSGQEPILNLNNPDREAWFTSLGFGMFIHWSFDVQLGMVISHSMVGASDEYLDRYVHQLPQTFDPVNFNAHEWAKAAKLAGMKYLVFTTKHHNGFCMYDTKTTDFSIMHTPYGRDPTAQLIEACRRHGLAVGIYYSPDDFYYLYQHKIPISRARPEAMASHNAGLNEYAKSQMRELMTRYGPIDIVFLDGLEQFGKTELAKLCWEINPDVVVTRGAMETPEQNTPDAPLPAPWEACYTLGEQWQFRPTNESYKSAREVILKLIEIRCKGGNFLLNFGPDALGQFPPEQKAILNEISLWMFINQDAFTDTEPLDLIHEGSSWFLKAKDGSAVYVFLTDPDWQLGERREFNLTRLTGTTQSKISVLGHAGQVLEYHPEVDPAPSVIQTSTGLHISVMRAQRIYNDRTWPNPIVVKLENVHINAPGK, encoded by the coding sequence ATGTTCTTTCGTTTCATCCTTTTACTAAGCGTTATTTTGTCTGGCTTGAATACTTCCGGTCAGGAGCCCATTCTTAATCTGAACAATCCTGACCGGGAAGCCTGGTTCACCAGCCTGGGCTTTGGCATGTTTATCCATTGGAGCTTCGATGTTCAGCTTGGGATGGTTATCAGTCATTCCATGGTCGGCGCTTCCGATGAATACCTTGACCGTTATGTCCATCAGCTTCCCCAAACCTTCGATCCCGTCAACTTCAACGCGCATGAGTGGGCTAAGGCCGCTAAGTTAGCCGGAATGAAATACCTGGTTTTTACGACCAAACATCACAACGGGTTTTGCATGTACGATACCAAAACGACGGATTTCAGCATCATGCATACGCCTTATGGCCGGGATCCGACCGCGCAACTTATAGAAGCCTGCCGGCGACACGGGTTGGCGGTGGGTATCTACTATTCACCGGATGATTTCTATTATTTGTACCAGCATAAGATACCCATCTCCCGCGCCCGGCCTGAAGCCATGGCCAGTCATAATGCCGGGCTAAACGAATATGCCAAGTCTCAGATGCGTGAATTAATGACCCGATATGGTCCCATTGACATTGTTTTTCTCGATGGCCTGGAACAATTTGGCAAGACCGAGCTGGCAAAACTATGCTGGGAAATCAATCCCGATGTGGTGGTGACGCGGGGTGCCATGGAAACTCCGGAACAAAATACGCCGGACGCTCCCCTGCCCGCCCCCTGGGAAGCATGCTATACCCTTGGTGAACAATGGCAATTCCGGCCAACCAATGAATCCTACAAATCTGCTCGTGAGGTCATCCTGAAGCTGATCGAGATTCGCTGCAAAGGAGGGAATTTCTTACTGAATTTCGGGCCGGACGCCCTGGGTCAGTTTCCTCCTGAGCAAAAAGCGATATTGAATGAGATCTCGCTGTGGATGTTCATCAACCAGGATGCTTTCACCGATACGGAGCCCCTGGATCTTATTCATGAAGGTTCAAGCTGGTTTTTGAAAGCCAAAGACGGTTCTGCTGTCTATGTATTTCTGACCGACCCCGACTGGCAATTGGGTGAGCGCCGGGAATTTAATCTGACCAGACTCACCGGCACGACTCAATCGAAAATATCGGTGCTGGGGCATGCCGGGCAGGTCCTGGAATACCATCCTGAAGTTGATCCTGCGCCCAGCGTAATACAAACCAGTACGGGACTCCACATCTCGGTGATGCGGGCACAAAGGATCTACAACGACCGCACATGGCCTAACCCCATTGTCGTTAAATTGGAAAATGTGCATATTAATGCACCGGGGAAGTAA
- a CDS encoding SRPBCC domain-containing protein: MEVIQFSILIDAPVGAVWNTMLDPVTYREWTKPFTPTSFYEGTWDEGAEIRFLMTKDDGTTAGMFSRIARRIDHQFISIEHLGTIDGDKIDTNSEETAKWAPAFENYSFESLGHQTKLSVEMQTDPEYKPMFESMWPQALLLLKSMCEE; the protein is encoded by the coding sequence ATGGAAGTCATTCAGTTTTCAATCCTGATCGATGCTCCCGTAGGTGCAGTCTGGAATACCATGCTTGACCCGGTGACTTACCGGGAATGGACCAAACCTTTTACACCTACTTCCTTCTACGAAGGAACATGGGATGAAGGCGCCGAGATCCGTTTTCTGATGACCAAAGATGATGGCACGACTGCCGGCATGTTTAGCCGGATCGCCAGGCGCATCGATCACCAATTCATCTCGATTGAACACCTGGGAACCATTGATGGTGATAAAATTGATACGAACAGCGAAGAGACGGCCAAATGGGCTCCTGCATTCGAAAACTATTCGTTTGAATCTTTGGGTCATCAAACCAAATTGTCGGTCGAAATGCAGACCGATCCGGAATACAAACCTATGTTTGAATCGATGTGGCCCCAAGCTTTGCTGCTATTAAAATCAATGTGTGAGGAGTAA
- a CDS encoding discoidin domain-containing protein has protein sequence MRSALYLILALCFISGARGKAQNTLYTRGIGQYPGDEAENYNPMPAGTDDQIRNLALHRTAFHSSSYDYNLTAQLVTDGITDTHMPTIYSGSTSQGGELPKNQRLYLIDHNPVTRLPIQGPEGWIQIAWSGPISLPAFDSLLFGFDVQGNESSQAGWSIELSGSRDGSRWTSIRKVTGVGIPGDTITPAYKYFLPGNHRVIPMKCIPQEGLHYLRIAFQAPAVNWWNIGGMETFLEGHKVTFLTSSTFTSAWMDTGQEQEWVSVDLGGPSQVREVILDWIRRGDGCHLQHSPDGQRWTDWIAIPASADGSRDMLIVSEPVGMRYLRLLIDHKNTTPAILSELQVMGTGGKQWRPKPMDPPGDHRMLLSGGAWKVQRTSQVREDGRRLGQSGFDDGEWVTATVPGTVLSSFLNVEAIPDPNYGDNQLMVSESYFNSDFWYRNEFEIPQHFIRDRVFLQFKGINWKTEVFCNGNPVGTIAGAFTREVFDVTDFIHPGTNALAVRIRCNANPGGVKEQTAASPDLNGGVLGADNPTFHATIGWDWIPTIRGRDAGIWDDVLLTSTGPVTLEDPFVDTRLPLPRTNEADVSISVTLVNHTGQSQTGTLQGKLGAVSFEKDFLLQPNERRLLQVNPEEVKGLHMSNPQLWWPNGYGDANLTDVFLTSVLSSGVVSDESHFKTGLRQMTYSGEEKALRIYVNGIRFVPKGGNWGFSESMLRYRAREFDIAVRYHRDMNYTMIRNWVGMTGNDAFFDACDRYGIMVWQDFWLANPWDGPDPDDEPMFMDNARDFVHRIRNHPSIALYCGRNEGNPPPSLNQDLASLVGSDHPGMIYFPHSAEGAVSGYGPYGAMPAAFYFKNRATEKPHSELGMANIVSKESLDRMMPADAQWPVGRMWGIHDFCDGGAQNGAAYKKLMEINFGPIDNLDDWLSLAQFRNYEGYRAMYEAQSRNRMGLLIWMSHSAWPSFVWQTYDYYFEPTAAYFGVKKACEPLHIQWNAATDSIEVVNYSHPDALGLIAQAEVFDLTGALKWSHRMTIDSRIDSRQNCFVAAKPDGLTSVYFLRLKLMQGEEVLSENFYWRGPGTEEALGDNFLLRNAHDNDYSALRNLPKVPVSTTESGRQTGGGETGFMVTLKNTGDRPALMIRINVIGEQSGEQILPVLYEDNYFSLMPGEEKTVQIRVKTEDTRGEKPVIRVSGFNVG, from the coding sequence ATGAGATCAGCCCTGTACCTGATACTGGCCCTGTGCTTCATAAGTGGGGCAAGGGGTAAAGCACAAAATACTTTGTACACGCGGGGTATCGGACAATATCCTGGTGATGAAGCCGAAAACTACAATCCAATGCCCGCCGGCACGGATGATCAGATCCGCAATCTGGCCTTACACCGTACTGCTTTTCATTCATCCAGTTACGATTACAACCTGACCGCTCAATTGGTTACCGATGGCATCACGGATACCCACATGCCCACCATCTACTCCGGATCTACCAGTCAGGGTGGTGAGCTTCCTAAAAATCAAAGACTTTATCTGATCGACCACAATCCGGTTACCCGGCTGCCTATCCAGGGTCCGGAAGGATGGATCCAGATCGCGTGGTCCGGGCCTATCTCTCTCCCGGCATTCGATTCGCTGCTTTTTGGGTTTGATGTGCAGGGCAACGAGTCTTCCCAGGCGGGCTGGTCTATAGAATTAAGCGGTTCCAGGGATGGCTCGCGGTGGACCTCTATCCGGAAAGTGACGGGTGTTGGCATCCCGGGTGATACCATCACTCCAGCCTATAAATATTTCCTGCCCGGCAATCATCGTGTGATCCCGATGAAGTGCATTCCACAGGAAGGATTGCATTATTTACGTATTGCCTTTCAGGCGCCGGCGGTTAACTGGTGGAACATCGGGGGCATGGAGACTTTTCTGGAAGGTCATAAAGTAACCTTTCTGACCTCCTCCACCTTTACCAGTGCCTGGATGGATACAGGACAGGAGCAGGAATGGGTTTCCGTTGACCTTGGTGGCCCATCGCAGGTTCGTGAGGTGATCCTGGATTGGATCCGCAGAGGTGATGGATGCCATTTGCAGCACTCCCCGGATGGACAGCGTTGGACAGACTGGATCGCCATACCGGCCTCGGCTGACGGATCCCGGGATATGCTTATCGTCAGCGAGCCTGTCGGGATGCGTTACCTGCGCCTGTTAATCGATCATAAAAACACGACACCAGCAATATTAAGTGAACTCCAGGTGATGGGGACCGGTGGAAAGCAATGGAGACCGAAACCAATGGATCCGCCCGGGGATCATCGCATGCTATTGTCCGGCGGTGCCTGGAAGGTGCAGCGGACCTCTCAGGTTCGCGAGGATGGCAGAAGGCTGGGTCAGTCTGGCTTTGACGATGGAGAATGGGTAACGGCAACGGTGCCCGGAACGGTGCTGTCCAGCTTTCTGAATGTAGAGGCCATCCCGGATCCCAACTACGGCGACAACCAGCTCATGGTTTCCGAATCCTACTTCAACAGTGATTTTTGGTATCGCAATGAGTTTGAAATACCTCAGCATTTCATCCGCGACCGCGTATTTCTCCAATTCAAGGGGATTAACTGGAAGACAGAAGTCTTTTGCAATGGAAATCCGGTCGGAACCATTGCCGGGGCTTTCACCCGGGAGGTATTTGATGTAACGGATTTCATTCATCCCGGCACCAATGCCCTGGCGGTCAGGATCCGGTGCAATGCTAATCCGGGCGGCGTCAAAGAACAGACGGCAGCCAGTCCGGATCTGAACGGCGGCGTGCTGGGCGCCGATAATCCGACCTTCCACGCCACCATCGGCTGGGACTGGATACCCACCATCCGCGGTCGTGATGCGGGAATCTGGGATGATGTCTTGCTGACTTCCACCGGGCCGGTCACGCTGGAAGATCCATTCGTGGATACCAGGCTGCCGCTGCCCAGAACTAATGAAGCTGATGTAAGTATATCTGTGACCCTGGTGAATCATACCGGCCAATCCCAGACAGGAACCTTGCAGGGAAAACTCGGAGCAGTATCCTTTGAAAAAGATTTTTTATTGCAGCCCAATGAAAGGCGGTTACTTCAGGTTAACCCGGAGGAGGTGAAAGGATTGCATATGAGTAACCCGCAATTGTGGTGGCCTAATGGCTATGGGGATGCTAACCTGACCGACGTCTTCTTAACCAGTGTGCTTTCTTCCGGAGTAGTTTCGGATGAAAGTCATTTTAAGACCGGTTTACGTCAAATGACCTATTCCGGTGAGGAAAAAGCCCTGCGCATTTATGTTAATGGGATACGCTTCGTTCCCAAAGGAGGCAACTGGGGATTTTCGGAATCCATGTTGCGTTACCGGGCCCGGGAATTTGACATAGCGGTACGGTATCACCGGGACATGAATTATACCATGATCCGCAATTGGGTGGGTATGACTGGAAATGACGCCTTCTTCGATGCCTGCGACCGTTATGGCATCATGGTATGGCAGGATTTCTGGTTGGCCAATCCCTGGGATGGACCGGATCCGGATGACGAACCCATGTTTATGGATAATGCTCGGGATTTTGTACACCGAATCCGCAACCATCCGTCCATCGCATTGTATTGTGGCCGCAACGAAGGCAATCCGCCTCCATCCCTGAACCAGGATCTGGCAAGTCTGGTCGGATCTGACCACCCCGGCATGATCTATTTCCCGCATTCTGCCGAGGGAGCGGTCAGCGGATATGGTCCATATGGCGCCATGCCAGCAGCTTTTTACTTCAAAAACCGGGCTACCGAAAAGCCTCACAGCGAATTGGGTATGGCCAATATTGTGAGTAAAGAGAGCCTGGACCGGATGATGCCTGCGGATGCCCAATGGCCAGTCGGACGGATGTGGGGTATCCACGATTTTTGTGACGGTGGTGCTCAAAATGGAGCTGCATACAAAAAACTGATGGAGATCAATTTTGGCCCGATTGACAATCTGGATGACTGGCTCAGCCTGGCCCAGTTCCGAAATTACGAAGGATACCGGGCTATGTACGAAGCACAGAGCCGTAACCGGATGGGGCTGCTTATCTGGATGAGCCATTCCGCCTGGCCTTCTTTCGTATGGCAGACGTATGATTATTATTTCGAACCCACCGCCGCTTATTTTGGCGTTAAAAAAGCTTGCGAGCCACTGCACATCCAGTGGAATGCCGCCACCGACTCCATCGAGGTTGTAAATTACAGTCACCCCGATGCCCTTGGGCTGATCGCCCAGGCCGAGGTGTTTGATCTGACCGGAGCGTTAAAATGGAGTCACCGGATGACCATTGACAGCCGTATTGACAGTCGTCAGAATTGTTTTGTTGCTGCAAAGCCGGATGGCCTGACTTCCGTCTATTTTCTGCGTTTGAAATTGATGCAGGGAGAAGAAGTCCTTTCGGAAAATTTCTATTGGCGGGGTCCGGGTACAGAGGAAGCCCTGGGAGATAACTTCTTACTCCGAAATGCTCACGATAATGATTATTCGGCGTTAAGAAACTTGCCCAAGGTACCGGTAAGTACGACCGAAAGTGGCCGGCAAACTGGTGGCGGCGAGACGGGATTTATGGTCACACTGAAAAATACAGGCGACCGCCCGGCATTGATGATCCGGATAAATGTCATCGGAGAGCAATCCGGCGAACAGATCCTTCCGGTGCTTTATGAGGATAATTATTTTTCACTGATGCCTGGTGAAGAAAAGACGGTGCAGATCCGTGTTAAAACGGAAGACACTCGCGGAGAAAAACCGGTGATTAGAGTGTCGGGATTTAATGTGGGATGA
- a CDS encoding CDP-alcohol phosphatidyltransferase family protein: MWKIKEFNIADWFSFYRIGASPVLVFLLALGYREWFTWLLLISYSTDAIDGFVARRLNICSARGSQLDSLGDQITFTLGLLGVLRFETQFILDQWVWIVIAFAPYLIQMTLAFYKYGKTTAFHTYLAKSSAIAQSAFILWMLFFGPVMWLFWLMIVLGFIETLEEITLIFLYGKWVAGVRGIYWALKDPRRTTNDPEIEP; this comes from the coding sequence ATGTGGAAGATTAAAGAGTTCAATATTGCCGATTGGTTCTCGTTTTACCGTATCGGAGCATCACCTGTACTGGTCTTTTTATTAGCTCTGGGCTACCGGGAATGGTTCACCTGGCTTCTGCTGATCAGCTATTCGACCGATGCCATCGACGGGTTTGTCGCCCGCCGACTGAATATCTGCAGCGCCCGGGGTTCCCAGCTGGATTCATTAGGTGATCAGATAACCTTCACTTTAGGATTGCTGGGTGTCCTGAGGTTTGAAACGCAGTTCATCCTTGATCAATGGGTATGGATCGTCATTGCCTTTGCGCCTTATTTGATCCAGATGACTCTGGCCTTTTACAAATACGGAAAGACGACTGCATTTCACACCTACCTGGCTAAAAGCTCTGCAATCGCCCAGTCGGCATTTATTCTGTGGATGCTGTTTTTTGGACCGGTTATGTGGCTCTTCTGGCTGATGATCGTTTTGGGATTCATCGAAACACTTGAGGAGATCACACTCATCTTTTTATACGGGAAATGGGTCGCCGGGGTAAGGGGCATCTACTGGGCTCTTAAGGATCCAAGGAGAACGACCAATGATCCGGAAATAGAACCATAA
- a CDS encoding metallophosphoesterase, with product MRRFSFRMILLLCIFLVVVDAFAFRGLLSITGKAFAHNAVLRIGINVLFWTFTIALVTAILTLKIRFDKMHPRRRQLWLSSLYGLTVSSFAPKLLFAIILTILQYANFIFPPTQSFLIISLLGLLAGFLPFFVILYGIFRTVYRFKVYRIEIPLRNLPTAFDGLRIVQISDMHLGSFNYRYSILEHAVNLINHLKPDYVFFTGDLVNNYAWELKGWNIILKKIKANYGKFAVLGNHDYGDYSTWAEEGKKQENFKEIVDFFPEINFNLLRNEAIVLTRAGDKIAVIGVENWGKPPFKQYGDLALAMKDVASIPCKILLSHDPSHWSGEVINQTDIALTLAGHTHGMQAGIKTRNKEWSLIQYKYKHWAGLYEEGGQFLHVNRGLGWLGFPGRLGMAPEITLITLKKEA from the coding sequence ATGCGTCGTTTTTCATTCCGTATGATCCTGTTATTGTGCATCTTTCTGGTGGTGGTTGATGCATTTGCGTTTCGTGGTTTATTATCGATCACCGGTAAGGCATTTGCCCATAATGCTGTTCTGCGGATTGGGATCAATGTGCTTTTCTGGACGTTTACTATTGCTTTGGTAACAGCGATACTTACCCTCAAAATACGGTTCGACAAAATGCATCCCCGTCGCCGTCAGTTATGGTTATCATCCCTGTATGGCTTAACCGTCTCTTCGTTTGCACCCAAATTACTATTCGCCATTATATTGACCATTTTGCAATATGCCAACTTTATTTTCCCACCCACTCAATCTTTTCTGATCATAAGTTTGCTTGGCTTGCTGGCCGGGTTCTTACCTTTTTTTGTCATTCTGTACGGGATCTTCCGCACCGTGTACCGATTTAAGGTTTATCGCATAGAAATTCCGCTCAGGAACTTACCAACGGCCTTTGATGGTTTGCGCATCGTCCAGATTTCAGACATGCATTTGGGTAGTTTTAATTACCGGTATTCCATCCTGGAACACGCTGTAAATCTGATCAATCATTTAAAGCCGGATTATGTTTTTTTCACCGGCGACCTGGTAAATAATTACGCCTGGGAATTAAAAGGCTGGAACATCATCTTAAAAAAGATCAAAGCAAATTATGGCAAGTTTGCCGTCCTTGGAAATCACGATTACGGAGATTACAGTACCTGGGCTGAAGAAGGGAAGAAACAGGAAAACTTTAAGGAAATCGTAGATTTTTTTCCTGAGATCAATTTCAATCTGCTGCGCAATGAAGCCATTGTATTGACCAGGGCAGGTGATAAAATCGCCGTAATTGGTGTGGAAAACTGGGGCAAACCTCCATTTAAACAATATGGCGATCTTGCTCTCGCGATGAAAGATGTAGCCTCCATACCCTGTAAAATTCTGTTATCACATGATCCATCCCACTGGTCTGGCGAGGTTATCAATCAAACCGATATTGCCTTGACACTTGCCGGACATACCCACGGAATGCAGGCCGGAATCAAGACCAGAAACAAAGAATGGAGCCTTATCCAATACAAATACAAACACTGGGCTGGGTTGTATGAAGAAGGCGGACAATTCCTCCATGTCAACCGGGGGCTGGGCTGGCTGGGATTTCCCGGGCGGTTGGGCATGGCTCCGGAAATAACCCTGATCACACTGAAAAAGGAAGCCTAA
- a CDS encoding isoprenylcysteine carboxylmethyltransferase family protein, with translation MENTVAIKKTNRDSPGVLLPPPIIYVIFFIGGLKLNKFLAINLDGWHTVSQVTGILFIALGLLFMLPSVWKFFRTHNTLITIKPASSLQTNGIYAWTRNPMYLGLLLLYGGIAFFTQNYWAIIFSPLVMLVIQEYVIVREEHYLSRAFTGEYQNYKNTVRRWL, from the coding sequence ATGGAAAATACAGTTGCAATTAAGAAAACAAATCGTGATAGCCCGGGTGTACTTTTACCGCCTCCGATTATTTACGTTATATTTTTTATTGGCGGGCTGAAATTGAATAAATTTCTGGCTATCAATCTGGATGGCTGGCATACAGTAAGTCAGGTAACCGGAATTTTATTCATAGCACTGGGCCTGCTTTTTATGCTGCCAAGCGTATGGAAATTCTTCAGGACACATAATACTTTAATTACCATTAAGCCTGCATCATCCCTTCAAACCAACGGGATTTACGCCTGGACCAGAAATCCGATGTACCTTGGATTATTGCTCTTATATGGTGGTATTGCCTTTTTCACTCAGAATTATTGGGCAATAATCTTTAGCCCGCTGGTTATGCTGGTCATCCAGGAATACGTTATAGTACGGGAAGAGCATTACCTCTCCAGAGCATTTACCGGTGAATATCAGAATTATAAAAATACCGTCCGCAGATGGTTGTGA
- a CDS encoding AraC family transcriptional regulator — protein MVTFRKYTPAAELQTIVRGIELLHMVWEEGVAMPPPEITCLANTEQNLYFYPHESIVAFQTPVSAPENVPFSIVTGPKVRPVKLKFGRDYLMIKVQFYPTGLYRLLGKPMQPLINIGMDAREYLDDLDPLYEKLRAESSYDLMVQYISEYLTGRIQNHMLPEEPIDQVAIQMLDPMLRKSLEEWAAMACLSLRQFERSFRNRVGISPKLYTRIVRFERAMRIKEANPGFSWSQIAFECDYNDSSHLLREFRQFANFPPGSHSKYQTSGHGDFPSG, from the coding sequence ATGGTCACCTTCCGGAAGTATACACCTGCTGCAGAGTTGCAGACTATTGTCAGAGGAATTGAGCTTCTGCATATGGTTTGGGAAGAAGGAGTGGCCATGCCTCCTCCCGAAATAACCTGTCTTGCCAATACAGAACAAAACTTATATTTCTACCCGCATGAGTCCATAGTGGCGTTTCAAACACCAGTATCAGCCCCTGAAAATGTACCATTTTCCATTGTGACAGGCCCAAAGGTCAGGCCGGTGAAATTGAAATTTGGCCGGGATTACCTGATGATCAAGGTGCAGTTCTATCCCACCGGCCTATATCGTTTGTTGGGCAAGCCGATGCAACCGCTGATCAATATTGGCATGGATGCCCGGGAATACCTTGACGACCTCGATCCTTTGTATGAAAAGTTGCGGGCGGAATCATCGTACGATTTGATGGTGCAGTACATCTCCGAATATCTTACAGGCCGGATACAAAACCATATGCTACCTGAGGAGCCAATCGACCAGGTTGCCATTCAGATGCTGGACCCTATGCTCAGGAAAAGCCTGGAAGAATGGGCTGCTATGGCTTGTCTGAGCCTTCGGCAATTTGAGCGCTCATTCCGGAATCGTGTGGGCATCTCACCCAAGCTCTACACCCGGATCGTCCGGTTCGAGCGAGCCATGCGTATCAAAGAAGCAAATCCCGGCTTTAGCTGGTCACAGATTGCTTTCGAATGTGATTACAACGATTCTTCGCATTTATTACGCGAATTCCGGCAATTTGCCAATTTCCCTCCGGGTAGCCATTCGAAATATCAGACGAGTGGTCACGGTGATTTTCCCTCCGGGTAA